Sequence from the Rhodocyclaceae bacterium genome:
TCTATCGCTACGATCGTCCGGTCGCCCTGTCTCCGCATGTGATGCGGCTGCGCCCGGCCGTGCATTCCCGCACGCCCATCGAGAGCTATTCGCTGCGCGTCACGCCCGAGCCACACTTCCTCAACTGGCAGCAGGATCCGTTCGGCAACTACCTCGGACGCGTCGTGTTCCCGGAGCGCACGCTGGAGCTGTCGATACAGGTAGACATCGTCGCGGACATGACGGTGATCAATCCGTTCGATTTCTTCCTCGAGGAAGCCGCAGAGCATTTCCCGTTCGAGTACGAAGCGCATCTGAGGAAGGACCTGGCGCCCTACCTCGAGGTACGCGAATCCGGCCCGCACCTGCGCCGATGGCTGGACGGCGTCGACCGCTCGCGCATGCGCACCGTCGATTTCCTGGTCTCGGTGAACCAGCGCCTCGCGCGCGACGTGGCCTACACGATCCGGATGGAGCCGGGCGTCCAGACCTGCGAGCAGACGCTCGAACGCGCGCTCGGGTCCTGCCGCGATACCGGCTGGGTACTGGTGCAGGTGCTGCGCCACATGGGGCTCGCCGCCCGCTTCGTGTCCGGCTACCTGGTGCAGCTGGTCGCCGACCAGAAGCCGCTGGAAGGCCCGAGTGGCCCGACCGAGGACTTCACCGACCTGCATGCCTGGGCCGAGGTATACATACCGGGCGCGGGCTGGGTCGGTCTTGACCCGACCTCCGGCCTGTTCGCCGGCGAAGGACATATCCCGCTCGCTTGCACGCCCGACCCGGAGAGCGCAGCTGCAGTGACCGGCTTCACCGACGAGTGCAAGGTGGTCACCTTCGAGTATGCGAACACGGTCACCCGCATCCACGAGGATCCGCGCGTCACCCGGCCCTACTCGCCTGACCAGTGGGCGCGCATCGACGCACTAGGACAGCAGGTCGATGCCGACCTGCAGGCGGGCGACGTGCGCCTGACGATGGGCGGCGAGCCTACCTTCGTGTCGATCGACGACATGGAATCGCCGCAATGGACCATCGCCGCCGACGGCGACGCCAAGCGCGAGCGCGCGAACGTGCTCGTGCGACGGCTGCGCGAGACCTTCGGACCCGGCGGCATGCTCTACCACGGCCAGGGGAAGTGGTATCCGGGCGAGCCGCTGCCACGCTGGCTGCTCGCCGTGTTCTGGCGGGCCGACGGCCGGCCGGTATGGCACGACGCATCGCTGCTCGCCGACACGACGAAGGACTACGGCCACGGTCTCCGGGAAGCGGAGGCGTTCGCACAGGAACTGACCGAACGCCTGGGCCTGCCGACGGTCTACCTGCAGCCCGGGCACGAAGACACGCTGTACTACATTCACGCTGAGCAGAATCTTCCCGACAACGTCGATCCACTGTCCGCGAACCTGAAGGATCCGCTGGAACGGCAGCGGCTGGCGCGCCTGCTTCAACGCGGGCTGGGCGAAGCGACCGGCTTCGCGCTACCGCTGGCATGGGATACGGCGCGCAACCGCTGGTTGAGCGGCAACTGGACCTTCCGCCGCGGGCACATGTACCTGCTGCCCGGCGATTCCGCGATGGGCTACCGCCTGCCGCTCGACGCACTGCCACAGCTGACGCCGGAACAACGGCTCCCGTTCATCGAACGCTCGCTGATGCAGCCGCTGCCGGGGCTCCCCGATTATGGCCGCGCACGCGCCGTGCCGGCTGCGGCCGGCCCGGCCATGGCTCCTGCCAGCGGCGTACAGCGTCCGGCAGCTGCACTCGCATCGACGCAAGGCGGCGCCAGCCACCAGCCGAACGATGCCGTGCGCACCGCGCTGTGCATCGAGCCGCGCGAGGGGCGCTTGTACGTGTTCCTGCCGCCGCTGGCCTTCCTCGAGCATTTCCTGGAACTGGTCGGCGCGATCGAGGCCAGCGCCGCGGCGCTCGGCCTGCCGGTGGTGATCGAAGGCTATCCGCCGCCACGCGACCCGCGACTGGTGCGGCTCCCGGTCACGCCGGATCCAGGCGTGATCGAGGTGAACATCCATCCGGCTTCGAGCTGGACGCAACTGGTCGACAACACGCAGGCGTTGTACCGGGAGGCGCGCGAGACGCGGCTGGCCACCGAGAAGTTCATGCTCGACGGCCGGCACACCGGTACCGGTGGCGGCAACCACATCACGATCGGCGCGGCGACGCCGGCCGACAGCCCGATCCTGCGCCGCCCCGACCTGCTGCGCAGCCTGATCAGCTACTGGCAGAACCATCCGTCGCTGTCCTACCTGTTCTCGGGCATGTTCATCGGGCCGACCAGTCAGGCGCCGCGCGTGGACGAGGCGCGCAACGAAAGCCTGTACGAGCTGGAGATCGCGTTCCGCCAGCTGCCGACCGGCGACGTGGCACAGCCGTGGCTGGTCGACCGGCTGCTGCGCAACCTGCTGATCGACAGTACCGGCAACACGCACCGCACCGAATTCTGCATCGACAAGCTCCATTCGCCGGAAGGCGAAACCGGCCGCCTCGGCCTGGTCGAGCTGCGCGCGTTCGAGATGCCACCGCATCCGCAGATGGCGCTGGTGCAGGCGGCGCTTCTGCGCGCACTGATCGCCCGCTTCTGGAAGGATCCCTACAACCGACCGCTGGTACGCTGGGGCACGGAACTGCACGACCGATTCATGCTGCCGCACTACGTCCGCTCCGACATCGCAGACGTGGTCGCAGACCTGCAGGCCGCCGGATATCCGTTCTCGGCGGACTGGCTGGCACCGTTCTTCGAGTTCCGCTATCCGCACTACGGCACGCTGGTCAGCGGCGACCTGCAGCTCGAGCTGCGCGCTGCCACGGAACCGTGGCACGTTCTCGGCGAGGAAGTGTCCGCGGGCGGCACTGCGCGCTACGTCGATTCATCGGTAGAACGCCTGCAGGTGAAGGCGACCGGCTTCACCGATTCGCGTTACGTCGTTTCCTGCAACGGCCGCCGGGTGCCACTGCGCGCGACCGGCGTCCGCGGCGAGTACGTAGCCGGCGTACGCTACCGCGCCTGGCAGCCACCGTCCGCATTGCATCCCGCGATCGGCGTGCATGCCCCGCTGACGTTCGACCTCATCGACACCTGGAACGGACGCGCGGTCGCGGGCTGCCGCTACCACGTGACGCATCCGGGCGGGCGCAGCTACGAGACTTTCCCGGTCAATGCGTTCGAGGCCGAGTCGCGCCGGGTGTCGCGTTTCCACGCCTACGGCCACACGCCGGGCGACCTGCCGCCGCCGGAGCCGGGAGGCCACCTGCCGAAGGACACGCCCAGGCCGATGGCACCGCCCCCGGTCGAGCCCGATCGCGACTTTCCGCACACGCTGGACCTGCGTCGATGACCCTTCGAGAATGGCCGCAGTGCTAGACTGACCCGGTCAGAATCCTCCGTTCCACAGGTTCCCCCCGCACCGATGTCGACGGACGCGCGCGCAGATACCGCAGTCACCCCGAAACCTTTGTCCGAACCCTGGTATGCGCCCACCGCAGGCCTGTTCGACGAGACGCGGTCGGCCGACGGGACGGTCCGCCCGCACTGGGAGTACCTGTCCCGTGCGCTGCAGGGCCTCGGTACGGCCGAACTGCGGCGCCGGCGCGATGAAGCGAGCCGCCTGCTGCGCGAGAACGGGGTCAGCTACAACGTCTACGACGATCCGGATGGCTACAACCGCGTCTGGGACCTCGACCCGATCCCGCTGGTCATCGGCAGCAACGAATGGGCAGGCATCGAGAGCGGGCTGATCCAGCGCGCCGAACTGATGGACCTGATCCTGCGCGACCTGTACGGGCCGCGCGAACTGCTCCGCAAAGGTCTCCTGCCGCCTGAACTGGTGTTCGGCCATGCGGGCTTCCTGCGCCAGTGCGACGGCGCGAGGCTGCCCGGCGAGCGACAGCTGATCCTGTACTCGGCGAACCTCGCGCGCGGACCGGATGGCCGGATGTGGGTACTCGGCGACCGTACCCAGGCACCATCGGGCGCCGGCTATGCGCTCGAGAACCGGATGGTGATCACGCGCATCCTGCCGTCACTGTTCCGGGATTCGCGGGTACACCGGGTCGCCGTGTTCTTCCGAGCGCTGCGCCAGACGCTGGTCTCGATCGCACCGCGGGCCAGCCGCGAGCCACGCATCGTGATCCTCACGCCGGGGCCGCGAAACGAAACCTACTTCGAGCATGCTTACCTCGCCAGCTACCTCGGCTACCCGCTGGTACAGGGCGACGACCTCACGGTGAGGAACGGCCGCGTCTGGCAGCGTACGCTGGCCGACCTGCAGCCGGTCGACGTGATCATCCGCCGGGTCGATGACGACTGGTGCGATCCCCTCGAATTGCGGCCAGAGTCGCGCCTGGGCGTCACCGGCCTGCTCGACTGCGTGAGGCGTGGCAATGTGTCGATCGCCAACCCGCTGGGCAGCGGGCTGCTCGAGAACCCGGCACTGCTCGCCTTCCTGCCAGCCATCGCGCGCCACTTCCTGGGCCAGCCGCTGCGTCTTTCCTCGGTACAGACCTGGTGGTGCGGCAACCCGTCAGAGCTGCAGCATGTTCTGGCCAACCTCGAACGCCTGGTGATCAAGCCCCTGTCGCGCGCGCGCGGCGAGCGCACGCTGCTCGGGCCGACCATGAGCCGCGCCGAACTCGACCGGCTGCGCGCGCAGATCACCGCGCAGCCGCGAAATTACGCCGGGCAGGAACTCGCCCTCATGTCCGCCACGCCGACGCTGTCGGACGCGGGCATCGAGCCGCGAGCGGCCGTGCTCCGCACCTTCCTCGTCGCGCGCGATGCCGACTACGCAGTGATGCCGGGAGGCCTGACCCGTGTCGCCTCGAGCCAGGGCAGCCCGCTGGTGAGCAACCAGCATGGCGGCAGCAGCAAAGACACCTGGGTGCTCGCCTCCGAGCCGGAACAGCAGGTCACGCTGTGGCTGCAGCCGGCCCGCGAACAGATGACCTCGGGCAACCGGGCGCCGCTGTCCTCGCGCGCGGCAGACAATCTCTTCTGGCTGGGTAGGTACTCGGAGCGGGCGGAAGGAACGGCGCGGCTGCTGGGCACGATCCTTCAGAAGTACGACGAGGCACTGCAGTACGACGATCCCGAACACGCACAGTGCCTGCATGCACTGCTGCGCTCGCTCACGCATTTCACGGCGACCTACCCCGGCTTCATGGCGGAGGACGCCCGGCTGCAACAGCCCGACGACGAACTGCTGGCTGTCGCGTGCGACGCCACGCGCAGCGGAAGCCTCGCCCAGTCGCTGCAGGCGCTGATCCATTCGGCACATGCGATCCGCGACTTCTGGTCGTCGGACTCCTGGCGCGTGCTCGACACGATAGACACCCAGCTCGCGACCCTGCGCCACCGCAGCGGCGTGACCATCGAGAACCTGTCAGAGCACCTGAACCAGATCGTGGTCTCGCTTGCCGCGTTCAACGGACTGACCAGCGACCGGCTGATGCGCGACCAGGCATGGCGATTCCTCGACATGGGCAGGCGCATCGAACGCTCGCTGCTGCTCGCCTCGCTGACCCGTTCCACCGTCGCGCTGCACACCGACGCGGCGGTCGAGGCCCTGCTGCTCGACGCGGTACTGTCCACCGGCGAGAGCATCCTCACCTACCGGCAGCGCTACCGCTCCTACCTCGAGGTGCGCACCGTGCTCGAGCTGATGCTGCTCGACTCGAACAACCCGCGCGGGCTCATCCACCAGTTGCTCCGCCTGCAGGAGGCGCTGTCAGGGTTGCCACCCTCCCCCGGCGCGGCCACGGGTGGCTCGGAGCTTTGCGAGCGTGACCGGCTGGCGCTCGAAGCAGTGACCCAGCTCAGGCTGGTCAGCCTCGACCGGCTGGTGCAATCCGGCCCGGGATCGGTACTGCGCCACGACCTCGACCAGACGATGGCACGCATCACGCACCTGCTCACCCGCATGTCCGAGGTGATCGCGGAGCAGTACTTCGCGCACCTGCGCGAGAGCCAGCAACTTGCGCAGGCGCGCATCGAGAACGGCTGAACGGCGCGCGATGAACTACCGGATCAGCCACAGGACCGAGTACCACTACGCCGAGCCCGTAGACAGCGGCTACAACGAGGCACGGCTGCTGCCACGCGTGGTGCCGCGGCAGGTCGCCACCGCATCGGCACTCGCGATCGATCCTCCGCCGTCCGACTACCGGGAGCGGCTCGACTACTTCGGCAACCGCGTGGCCAGCTTCTCCATCGACCAGCCACACCGGTCGCTCACCGTCACAGCGACCAGCGAGGTCGCGGTGGAACCCCGCTCGGGCCGCCTCGAACTGTTCGAAGGCGAGTCGTGGGAGAAGAGCCGCGGCATCCTGATGCAGTCGATCGACGCCGAGTCTCTGACGGCACGCGACTTCGTGCTCGATTCGCCACTGGTCGCAGCCCAGCCCGGGCTGGCCGACTATGCGACCGGCAGTTTCACGCGCGGCCGGTCGCTGCTCGAATCGGTGCACGACCTGATGGAGCGCATCCATCGAGACTTCCGTTACGACCCGGAGTTCACCACGCTGTCGACGCCACTGACGCAGGTGCTGGAGCACCGGCGCGGCGTGTGCCAGGATTTCGCGCACCTGGCGATCGGTTGCATCCGTTCGCAGGGACTACCTGCCCGCTACGTCAGCGGCTACATCGAGACGCTGCCCCCACCAGGCAAACCGCGGCTGGTCGGCGCCGACGCCTCGCATGCCTGGTTCTCGGTGTTCGTGCCGGACGCAGGCTGGGTCGACTTCGACCCGACCAACAACCAGATGCCCGAGACCCAGCACATCACGGTGGCCTGGGGTCGCGATTACTCCGACGTCACCCCGCTGAAGGGCATCATCTTCGGCGGCGGCCGCATGACGATGAAAGTCGCGGTGGACGTGCTCAACCTCGATACCGCAGGCGCCACGTCGGCGACCGAAAGCGTCGGCGGGACCGGCTCCTGGCAGCCATGACCTATTGCTGCGCGCTGCACGTCGACGACGGCATCGTGTTCGCGTCCG
This genomic interval carries:
- a CDS encoding transglutaminase family protein; the protein is MTIRVALHHKTLYRYDRPVALSPHVMRLRPAVHSRTPIESYSLRVTPEPHFLNWQQDPFGNYLGRVVFPERTLELSIQVDIVADMTVINPFDFFLEEAAEHFPFEYEAHLRKDLAPYLEVRESGPHLRRWLDGVDRSRMRTVDFLVSVNQRLARDVAYTIRMEPGVQTCEQTLERALGSCRDTGWVLVQVLRHMGLAARFVSGYLVQLVADQKPLEGPSGPTEDFTDLHAWAEVYIPGAGWVGLDPTSGLFAGEGHIPLACTPDPESAAAVTGFTDECKVVTFEYANTVTRIHEDPRVTRPYSPDQWARIDALGQQVDADLQAGDVRLTMGGEPTFVSIDDMESPQWTIAADGDAKRERANVLVRRLRETFGPGGMLYHGQGKWYPGEPLPRWLLAVFWRADGRPVWHDASLLADTTKDYGHGLREAEAFAQELTERLGLPTVYLQPGHEDTLYYIHAEQNLPDNVDPLSANLKDPLERQRLARLLQRGLGEATGFALPLAWDTARNRWLSGNWTFRRGHMYLLPGDSAMGYRLPLDALPQLTPEQRLPFIERSLMQPLPGLPDYGRARAVPAAAGPAMAPASGVQRPAAALASTQGGASHQPNDAVRTALCIEPREGRLYVFLPPLAFLEHFLELVGAIEASAAALGLPVVIEGYPPPRDPRLVRLPVTPDPGVIEVNIHPASSWTQLVDNTQALYREARETRLATEKFMLDGRHTGTGGGNHITIGAATPADSPILRRPDLLRSLISYWQNHPSLSYLFSGMFIGPTSQAPRVDEARNESLYELEIAFRQLPTGDVAQPWLVDRLLRNLLIDSTGNTHRTEFCIDKLHSPEGETGRLGLVELRAFEMPPHPQMALVQAALLRALIARFWKDPYNRPLVRWGTELHDRFMLPHYVRSDIADVVADLQAAGYPFSADWLAPFFEFRYPHYGTLVSGDLQLELRAATEPWHVLGEEVSAGGTARYVDSSVERLQVKATGFTDSRYVVSCNGRRVPLRATGVRGEYVAGVRYRAWQPPSALHPAIGVHAPLTFDLIDTWNGRAVAGCRYHVTHPGGRSYETFPVNAFEAESRRVSRFHAYGHTPGDLPPPEPGGHLPKDTPRPMAPPPVEPDRDFPHTLDLRR
- a CDS encoding transglutaminase family protein: MNYRISHRTEYHYAEPVDSGYNEARLLPRVVPRQVATASALAIDPPPSDYRERLDYFGNRVASFSIDQPHRSLTVTATSEVAVEPRSGRLELFEGESWEKSRGILMQSIDAESLTARDFVLDSPLVAAQPGLADYATGSFTRGRSLLESVHDLMERIHRDFRYDPEFTTLSTPLTQVLEHRRGVCQDFAHLAIGCIRSQGLPARYVSGYIETLPPPGKPRLVGADASHAWFSVFVPDAGWVDFDPTNNQMPETQHITVAWGRDYSDVTPLKGIIFGGGRMTMKVAVDVLNLDTAGATSATESVGGTGSWQP
- a CDS encoding circularly permuted type 2 ATP-grasp protein; this translates as MSTDARADTAVTPKPLSEPWYAPTAGLFDETRSADGTVRPHWEYLSRALQGLGTAELRRRRDEASRLLRENGVSYNVYDDPDGYNRVWDLDPIPLVIGSNEWAGIESGLIQRAELMDLILRDLYGPRELLRKGLLPPELVFGHAGFLRQCDGARLPGERQLILYSANLARGPDGRMWVLGDRTQAPSGAGYALENRMVITRILPSLFRDSRVHRVAVFFRALRQTLVSIAPRASREPRIVILTPGPRNETYFEHAYLASYLGYPLVQGDDLTVRNGRVWQRTLADLQPVDVIIRRVDDDWCDPLELRPESRLGVTGLLDCVRRGNVSIANPLGSGLLENPALLAFLPAIARHFLGQPLRLSSVQTWWCGNPSELQHVLANLERLVIKPLSRARGERTLLGPTMSRAELDRLRAQITAQPRNYAGQELALMSATPTLSDAGIEPRAAVLRTFLVARDADYAVMPGGLTRVASSQGSPLVSNQHGGSSKDTWVLASEPEQQVTLWLQPAREQMTSGNRAPLSSRAADNLFWLGRYSERAEGTARLLGTILQKYDEALQYDDPEHAQCLHALLRSLTHFTATYPGFMAEDARLQQPDDELLAVACDATRSGSLAQSLQALIHSAHAIRDFWSSDSWRVLDTIDTQLATLRHRSGVTIENLSEHLNQIVVSLAAFNGLTSDRLMRDQAWRFLDMGRRIERSLLLASLTRSTVALHTDAAVEALLLDAVLSTGESILTYRQRYRSYLEVRTVLELMLLDSNNPRGLIHQLLRLQEALSGLPPSPGAATGGSELCERDRLALEAVTQLRLVSLDRLVQSGPGSVLRHDLDQTMARITHLLTRMSEVIAEQYFAHLRESQQLAQARIENG